A portion of the Candidatus Roseilinea sp. genome contains these proteins:
- the trpB gene encoding tryptophan synthase beta chain has product MADQTKFLLAESDIPAAWYNIQADLPFELPPVLHPGTKQPVGPDDLAPLFPMALIRQEVSRERWVEIPEPVRDVYKLWRPTPLYRAHRLEKALQTPAKIFYKYEGVSPAGSHKPNTAVAQAFYNKEAGTQRITTETGAGQWGSALALACQLFNIELKVYMVKVSYEQKPYRRALMEAWGAKVVASPSEDTNAGRAILARDPNNTGSLGIAISEAVEDAVTHPTPTKYALGSVLNHVLMHQSVIGLEAKRQLEMAGVYPDVLVGCVGGGSNFAGFTYPFIGDKLTGQAPNLRVIAIEPAAAPSLTRGVYAYDFGDTSMMTPLLKMYTLGHSFIPAPIHAGGLRYHGMASSVCELYRHGVIEARAVQQRATFEAGVLFARTEGILPAPEAAHAIRGAIDEAIRCREEGVSRVIAFNLCGHGHFDLSAYERYLAGKIEDYELPQSEIERAQAELPVVA; this is encoded by the coding sequence ATGGCCGATCAAACGAAGTTCCTCCTCGCCGAGAGCGACATTCCCGCTGCCTGGTACAACATTCAAGCCGATCTGCCGTTCGAGCTGCCGCCGGTGCTGCACCCCGGCACCAAGCAGCCGGTCGGCCCGGATGACCTCGCGCCGCTCTTCCCCATGGCGCTCATCCGGCAAGAGGTATCGCGTGAACGGTGGGTGGAGATCCCCGAGCCGGTGCGCGATGTATACAAGCTCTGGCGCCCGACGCCGCTGTATCGCGCCCATCGTCTGGAGAAGGCGCTGCAGACGCCGGCGAAGATCTTCTACAAATACGAAGGCGTCAGCCCGGCCGGCAGTCACAAGCCCAACACGGCTGTCGCCCAGGCTTTCTACAACAAGGAAGCCGGCACCCAGCGCATCACCACCGAAACCGGCGCCGGCCAATGGGGCAGCGCGCTGGCGTTGGCCTGTCAACTCTTCAACATCGAGCTGAAGGTATACATGGTCAAGGTGAGCTACGAGCAGAAGCCCTACCGACGCGCGTTGATGGAGGCTTGGGGGGCGAAAGTCGTCGCCTCGCCCAGCGAGGACACCAACGCCGGGCGCGCCATTCTGGCCAGGGACCCGAACAACACCGGCTCGCTCGGCATCGCCATTAGCGAGGCCGTGGAGGATGCCGTGACCCACCCGACGCCGACGAAATACGCGCTCGGCTCGGTGCTCAACCACGTGTTGATGCATCAGAGCGTGATCGGGCTGGAGGCCAAGCGACAACTGGAGATGGCCGGCGTGTATCCCGATGTGTTAGTCGGCTGCGTCGGCGGCGGCAGCAACTTCGCCGGCTTCACTTATCCGTTCATCGGCGACAAGCTGACCGGCCAAGCGCCCAACCTGCGCGTGATCGCCATCGAGCCGGCAGCGGCGCCTTCGCTCACCCGGGGCGTGTACGCCTACGATTTCGGCGACACCAGCATGATGACCCCCCTGCTGAAGATGTACACGCTTGGCCATAGCTTCATCCCCGCGCCGATCCACGCCGGCGGCTTGCGCTATCACGGCATGGCGTCGAGCGTATGCGAGCTATACCGGCATGGGGTGATCGAAGCGCGCGCGGTGCAGCAGCGCGCCACGTTCGAGGCCGGCGTGCTCTTCGCGCGCACGGAAGGCATCCTGCCCGCGCCGGAGGCTGCCCACGCCATCCGCGGCGCGATCGACGAGGCGATCCGCTGCCGCGAGGAAGGCGTCAGCCGAGTGATCGCTTTCAACCTGTGCGGCCACGGCCACTTCGACCTATCGGCCTATGAGCGTTACTTGGCCGGCAAGATCGAGGACTACGAGTTGCCGCAGAGCGAGATCGAACGCGCACAAGCGGAACTTCCGGTGGTTGCGTAG
- a CDS encoding hypothetical protein (possible pseudo, frameshifted), which yields MGAAVRSTYTSEVPAGIGSFGGLFDALPLRDMRAPVWVASTDGVSAKVELAAAFGRYASIGHDIVNHCINDILIQGVRPLFFLDPIAAAKLGPSQVAAVVSGMAEPCHLVGCALLGGETAEMSGVYVEGAFDGAGTTVGVVERETFLLRRSEIAAGDVLIGPASSGPRANGYSLIRKVLADRLALVQPDDPPVQALLAPHHGYLALVERAHITGGGFVENTPRVLPPGLRAAMADAALLRAHSVGGPRQRPRGAACVQRRRWHGHDRCAGTCQCHSGGVGRAVLGDRARGPR from the coding sequence ATGGGAGCGGCGGTTCGATCTACCTATACGTCGGAAGTGCCGGCGGGCATCGGCAGCTTTGGCGGCTTGTTCGATGCATTACCCTTGCGGGACATGCGTGCGCCGGTGTGGGTGGCGAGCACGGACGGCGTCAGCGCCAAGGTCGAACTGGCTGCTGCCTTCGGCCGATATGCGTCCATCGGCCACGACATCGTGAATCATTGCATCAACGACATCCTCATACAAGGCGTGCGCCCGCTGTTCTTCCTCGACCCCATCGCAGCAGCGAAGCTCGGCCCAAGCCAGGTCGCCGCAGTGGTGAGCGGCATGGCCGAGCCATGCCACCTGGTCGGCTGCGCGCTGCTGGGCGGCGAAACCGCCGAAATGTCCGGCGTGTATGTCGAGGGCGCGTTCGACGGAGCCGGGACGACCGTCGGCGTCGTCGAACGCGAGACGTTCCTGCTTCGCCGAAGCGAGATCGCGGCAGGCGACGTGCTCATCGGCCCGGCGTCGTCCGGTCCTCGTGCGAACGGCTACTCGCTGATCCGCAAGGTGCTGGCCGACCGGCTGGCCCTGGTTCAGCCCGATGATCCGCCCGTGCAAGCCCTGCTCGCGCCGCACCACGGCTATCTGGCCCTGGTCGAGCGGGCGCACATCACCGGCGGCGGGTTTGTCGAGAACACCCCTCGCGTGTTGCCGCCCGGATTGCGCGCGGCGATGGCCGATGCCGCCCTTCTTCGCGCTCATTCAGTTGGCGGGCCGCGTCAGCGACCAAGAGGGGCGGCGTGTGTTCAACGGCGCCGTTGGCATGGTCATGATCGTTGCGCCGGAACATGTCAATGCCATTCAGGCGGCGTTGGGCGAGCCGTCTTGGGTGATCGGGCGCGTGGCCCCCGCTGA
- the lon gene encoding Lon protease, which translates to MHDWLLSASFGDGLPQQAEAKAQLPDVFEAPVIPLRDLVVYPRSVVPLTIGRERSLRALEVARSLGLAVAIAQKSADVEDPRPSDLYEIGTAVAIGRMLNLPDGSASLIVQGRARVKVVEWLQATPFLMARVEVLHEPQAQSPAAEALMRAVLTLFDNVVELNERIPEESFVYAMNIHEPGWLADFIAQTMPLNVAARQSILEAVDPTSRLQKLSTILARELDVLELEDRIHERAQSEVDKSQREYYLREQLRSIQTELGEIDASASEIKLLRERLEKKALPDAVRERVEREIHKLEQLHSASPEVSMVRDYVEWLLALPWTERSEDILDVKRAARILDERHYGLTKPKERILEHIAVRKLKGNLSRSPILCFVGPPGTGKTSLARSIADSLGRRFVRMSVGGVHDEAEIRGHRRTYVGALPGRILQTMRRAGTINPLFVLDEIDKLGSDFRGDPSAALLEVLDPEQNFEFEDHYLDIPYDLSQVMWVTTANYLYDIPPALRDRLEVIEFTGYVEEEKLEIARRFLVPKQIAENGLDAAVGGNSHKPVTFSDKALRQIIREYTYEAGVRNLDRAIATICRKIARRVAEGRPHAHRITPSMLHRFLGPPQFDFGKADEQDQIGVANGVAWDEAGGDLMQIEVTLMEGEGELTLTGQLGEVMQESAKAALSYARTRAREFGIPKKTFEKHDIHIHVPEGAISKEGPSAGIAMATALISALTKIPTRHDVAMTGEITLRGRVLPIGGLKEKLLAAHRAGIRTFILPKKNAKDLEEVPRRVQRDMTLIQAATMDEVLRVALVAQPQPLAPDPRQNGASKPRRSRKKTASAPGTADPRADPRAA; encoded by the coding sequence ATGCACGATTGGCTGCTCAGCGCCAGTTTTGGCGACGGGTTGCCCCAACAAGCCGAGGCCAAGGCGCAATTGCCGGATGTCTTCGAGGCGCCGGTCATACCGCTGCGCGACCTGGTCGTGTATCCGCGCTCGGTCGTGCCGCTGACGATCGGGCGCGAGCGCTCGCTGCGCGCGCTCGAAGTGGCGCGCTCGCTGGGCCTAGCCGTCGCCATCGCGCAAAAGTCGGCAGATGTCGAAGACCCGCGCCCATCCGACTTATACGAGATCGGCACGGCCGTGGCCATCGGTCGCATGTTGAATTTGCCGGACGGGTCGGCCAGTTTGATCGTGCAAGGGCGCGCGCGGGTGAAGGTGGTGGAGTGGCTACAGGCCACGCCGTTTCTGATGGCGCGCGTGGAGGTGCTGCACGAACCCCAGGCGCAGTCGCCGGCTGCTGAGGCGCTGATGCGCGCGGTGCTCACCCTGTTCGACAACGTGGTCGAGCTGAACGAGCGCATCCCAGAGGAATCCTTCGTCTATGCGATGAACATCCACGAGCCGGGTTGGTTAGCCGATTTCATCGCGCAGACCATGCCGCTCAACGTCGCTGCGCGCCAGAGCATCTTGGAGGCGGTGGATCCGACGAGCCGTCTGCAGAAGCTGAGCACCATCCTCGCCCGCGAGCTGGACGTGTTAGAGCTGGAGGATCGCATTCACGAGCGCGCGCAGAGCGAAGTGGACAAGAGCCAACGCGAGTACTATCTGCGCGAGCAACTGCGCTCGATTCAGACCGAGCTGGGCGAGATAGACGCCAGCGCAAGCGAGATCAAGCTTCTGCGCGAACGCTTGGAGAAGAAAGCGCTGCCCGATGCGGTGCGCGAACGCGTTGAACGCGAGATCCACAAGCTCGAACAGCTCCACAGCGCGTCGCCCGAGGTGAGCATGGTGCGCGACTACGTCGAGTGGCTGCTGGCGCTGCCATGGACGGAGCGCAGCGAGGACATCCTGGACGTGAAGCGCGCTGCGCGCATCCTCGACGAGCGCCACTACGGGCTGACCAAGCCCAAGGAGCGCATCCTCGAACACATCGCCGTGCGCAAACTTAAGGGCAACCTATCGCGCAGCCCCATTCTGTGCTTCGTTGGGCCGCCCGGCACCGGCAAGACCTCGCTCGCGCGCAGCATCGCCGATTCGCTCGGACGCCGGTTTGTGCGCATGTCGGTGGGCGGCGTGCACGACGAAGCCGAGATCCGCGGACATCGCCGCACCTACGTCGGGGCGCTGCCCGGGCGCATCCTACAAACCATGCGCCGCGCCGGCACGATCAACCCCCTGTTCGTGCTGGATGAGATTGATAAGCTGGGCAGCGACTTTCGCGGCGATCCCAGCGCGGCCTTGCTGGAGGTGCTTGACCCAGAGCAGAACTTCGAGTTCGAGGACCACTATCTCGACATCCCCTATGACCTGAGCCAGGTCATGTGGGTGACGACGGCCAACTATCTGTATGACATCCCGCCGGCGCTGCGCGACCGCTTGGAGGTGATCGAGTTCACCGGCTATGTCGAGGAGGAAAAGCTGGAGATCGCGCGCCGCTTCTTGGTGCCCAAACAGATCGCCGAAAACGGCCTCGATGCCGCAGTGGGGGGCAACAGCCATAAGCCGGTCACGTTCAGCGACAAGGCGCTGCGACAGATCATTCGCGAATACACCTATGAGGCCGGCGTGCGCAACCTTGATCGCGCCATCGCGACCATCTGCCGCAAGATTGCGCGGCGCGTCGCGGAGGGCAGGCCGCATGCGCACCGCATCACGCCGAGCATGCTGCATCGTTTCCTCGGGCCGCCCCAGTTCGACTTTGGCAAGGCCGACGAGCAAGATCAAATCGGCGTGGCAAATGGCGTGGCATGGGATGAGGCCGGCGGCGACTTGATGCAAATCGAGGTGACGCTCATGGAGGGCGAGGGAGAATTGACGCTGACCGGCCAACTGGGCGAAGTGATGCAAGAGAGCGCCAAGGCCGCGCTCAGTTACGCGCGCACGCGCGCGCGCGAATTCGGCATCCCCAAGAAGACGTTCGAGAAACACGACATTCATATTCATGTGCCGGAGGGTGCGATCTCGAAAGAGGGGCCAAGCGCCGGCATCGCCATGGCGACGGCGCTCATCTCGGCGCTGACGAAGATCCCGACGCGACACGACGTGGCGATGACCGGCGAGATCACGCTGCGCGGGCGCGTGTTGCCCATCGGCGGCCTCAAAGAGAAACTGCTCGCGGCTCACCGGGCCGGCATCCGCACGTTCATCCTGCCCAAGAAGAACGCCAAAGATCTCGAGGAAGTCCCCCGGCGGGTTCAGCGCGATATGACGCTGATTCAAGCCGCGACGATGGACGAGGTGCTGCGCGTAGCGCTGGTTGCCCAGCCGCAACCCCTCGCGCCCGATCCGCGACAAAACGGCGCGTCCAAACCGCGCCGATCGCGCAAGAAGACGGCGTCGGCGCCGGGGACGGCCGATCCTCGCGCTGATCCGCGAGCAGCTTGA
- a CDS encoding adenylyl-sulfate kinase: MDEPQLISPYGGRLVNLVVEDADERARLTERATHLPSIQLSARALCDLELLAVGGFSPLDRFMGRADYERVLHEMRLRDGTLFPIPITLPVDADQAQLGRQVVLRDARNNPLAIMHIEEAFTWDPSVEASAVLGTTDSRHPLVSEMARWGKVYISGPIQVINLPKAYDFVELRRTPAQVRATLARMGNRRVVAFQTRNPLHRAHEELTKRAAASVGGSLLIHPVVGLTKPGDVDHYSRVRIYKTLVESYYDPRSTLLSLLPLAMRMAGPREALWHAIIRRNYGATHFIVGRDHAGPGNDSTGKPFYGPYDAQALVQRYADEIGVQMIPFQELVYLEDRDEYVELDKVPAGARVVSISGTQVRSDFLAKGKPLPTWFTRKETADILASIYPPRHKQGFCVWFTGLSGAGKSTVAEALVSLLMERGRQVTLLDGDVVRTHLSKGLGFSREDRDTNILRIGFVAGEVVRHNGVAVCAAISPYRAARDAVRRMIEEIGEGRFIEVFVDTPIEVCEQRDAKGMYARARRGEIKGFTGVDDPYEPPLSPEITLDTVHESPEQCAARIIMYLVQAGFLLE, translated from the coding sequence ATGGACGAACCTCAACTGATCTCGCCGTATGGCGGCCGGCTGGTCAACCTCGTCGTCGAAGATGCCGACGAACGCGCGCGGTTGACCGAGCGGGCGACACATCTTCCTTCGATCCAGCTTTCGGCGCGCGCGCTGTGCGACTTGGAGTTGCTGGCCGTGGGGGGCTTCTCACCGCTCGACCGCTTCATGGGCCGCGCCGATTACGAGCGCGTGTTGCACGAGATGCGCCTGCGCGATGGGACGCTCTTCCCCATCCCGATCACGTTGCCGGTGGATGCAGACCAGGCGCAGCTCGGCCGGCAGGTCGTGCTGCGCGACGCGCGCAACAATCCGCTGGCCATCATGCACATCGAAGAAGCGTTCACGTGGGATCCGTCGGTCGAGGCCAGCGCAGTGCTGGGCACAACGGACTCGCGCCATCCGCTTGTGTCGGAAATGGCGCGCTGGGGCAAGGTGTATATCTCCGGGCCGATTCAAGTGATCAACCTGCCCAAGGCCTACGATTTCGTCGAATTGCGGCGCACGCCGGCTCAGGTTCGAGCCACGTTGGCCCGCATGGGCAATCGTCGGGTCGTGGCCTTTCAGACCCGCAACCCGCTGCATCGCGCGCACGAGGAGCTGACCAAGCGCGCGGCGGCCAGCGTGGGGGGCAGCCTGCTCATCCATCCCGTCGTTGGCCTGACCAAGCCGGGCGACGTGGATCACTACAGCCGCGTGCGCATCTACAAGACACTGGTGGAGAGCTACTACGACCCGCGCAGCACGCTGCTCAGCCTGCTGCCGCTGGCGATGCGCATGGCCGGCCCACGCGAGGCGCTCTGGCATGCCATCATCCGCCGCAACTACGGCGCGACACATTTCATCGTCGGGCGCGATCATGCCGGCCCCGGCAACGACAGCACCGGCAAGCCGTTCTACGGCCCATACGACGCGCAGGCGCTGGTGCAGCGCTACGCCGATGAGATCGGCGTGCAGATGATCCCCTTTCAGGAGCTGGTGTATTTGGAGGACCGCGATGAGTACGTCGAGCTGGACAAAGTGCCGGCCGGCGCGCGCGTCGTTTCTATATCCGGCACGCAGGTGCGCAGCGACTTCTTAGCTAAGGGCAAACCGCTGCCGACTTGGTTCACGCGAAAGGAGACAGCCGACATCCTGGCGAGCATCTACCCGCCGCGCCACAAGCAGGGCTTCTGCGTATGGTTCACCGGCCTGAGCGGCGCCGGCAAGTCCACCGTCGCCGAGGCGCTGGTCTCGCTGCTGATGGAGCGCGGCCGGCAGGTGACGCTGCTCGATGGCGACGTGGTGCGCACGCACCTCTCGAAAGGCCTGGGCTTCAGCCGCGAAGATCGCGACACGAACATCTTGCGCATCGGCTTCGTGGCCGGCGAGGTGGTGCGCCACAATGGCGTGGCCGTGTGCGCGGCGATCAGCCCATACCGCGCCGCGCGCGACGCCGTGCGCCGCATGATCGAGGAGATCGGCGAAGGTCGCTTCATCGAGGTGTTTGTGGATACGCCGATCGAAGTTTGTGAGCAGCGCGACGCCAAAGGGATGTACGCCCGGGCGCGCCGCGGCGAGATCAAAGGCTTCACCGGCGTGGACGACCCCTACGAGCCGCCGCTCAGCCCAGAGATTACGCTCGACACGGTGCATGAGTCGCCGGAACAATGCGCCGCGCGGATCATCATGTACCTGGTGCAGGCCGGCTTCTTGCTAGAGTGA
- the thrS gene encoding threonine--tRNA ligase, with protein sequence MPLSLYKLRHSLAHVLAQAVTELFPEAKPTIGPPVENGFYYDFYVPNPFTPEDLARIEARMREIVNKHVDFTRREVSEAEARELFKSNPFKLELIDGLAQGMADEMGEKTDDRLSPSDSAGGSRRAQVITVYTQDTFTDLCRGPHVENTRQINPNAFKLSQSSGAYWRGDERRPMLQRIYGLAFYTPEELQAYLRMQEEARQRDHRKLGAELEIFLFDDEVGPGLPLWLPNGGVIIEQLEALAKKMEEEAGYQRVKTPHVTKEDLFLRSGHLPYYAESMYPPMVLEDGQKYYLKPMNCPFHHKIYAAKPRSYRDLPLRLAEYGTCYRYEQSGELFGLMRVRSMQMNDAHIYCSEEQFESEFLGVINLYLKYFKIFGIEKYVMRLSLHSDEGLGKKYVDHKPLWLKTEDMVRRAMRDGNVPFYEAEDEAAFYGPKIDVQIFSAIGREFTLATNQVDFAVPPRFNLTYTDKDGQEKTPLCLHRAPLGTHERFIGFLIEHFAGAFPLWLAPIQAVLIPIADRHVDYCRSVEKQLRACGIRARVDDGPDRMQNKIRKAQSAKIPYMLIVGDKEVQAEAVAVRLRTGEDLKAMPIGQFIARARALIEAYALTL encoded by the coding sequence ATGCCCTTGTCGCTCTACAAGCTGCGCCACTCGCTGGCGCACGTGCTGGCGCAAGCGGTGACCGAACTCTTCCCCGAAGCCAAGCCGACCATCGGCCCGCCGGTAGAGAACGGTTTCTACTACGACTTCTACGTGCCCAACCCATTCACGCCCGAAGACCTAGCGCGGATCGAAGCGCGCATGCGCGAGATCGTGAACAAGCATGTGGACTTCACGCGTCGCGAAGTGAGCGAGGCCGAGGCCCGCGAGCTGTTCAAGTCCAACCCGTTCAAGCTGGAGCTGATTGACGGGCTGGCGCAAGGGATGGCGGATGAGATGGGCGAGAAGACCGATGACCGACTTTCGCCGTCTGACTCAGCCGGAGGCAGTCGAAGGGCGCAGGTGATCACCGTCTACACCCAGGACACCTTCACCGACCTGTGCCGCGGGCCGCACGTGGAGAACACGCGCCAGATCAACCCGAACGCCTTCAAGCTCTCGCAGAGCAGCGGCGCATACTGGCGCGGCGACGAGCGCCGGCCGATGCTGCAGCGCATCTATGGCTTGGCCTTTTACACGCCGGAAGAGCTGCAGGCGTACCTGCGCATGCAGGAAGAGGCGCGTCAGCGCGACCACCGCAAGCTGGGTGCGGAACTGGAGATCTTCCTCTTCGACGATGAGGTCGGTCCGGGCCTGCCGCTATGGCTGCCCAATGGCGGCGTCATCATCGAACAGCTCGAAGCGCTGGCCAAGAAGATGGAAGAAGAAGCCGGCTATCAGCGCGTGAAGACGCCGCACGTGACCAAAGAAGACCTCTTCCTACGCAGCGGCCATCTGCCGTATTACGCCGAGAGCATGTACCCGCCCATGGTGCTGGAGGACGGCCAGAAATACTACCTGAAGCCGATGAACTGCCCGTTCCACCACAAAATCTATGCCGCCAAGCCGCGCAGCTACCGCGACCTGCCGCTCCGATTGGCGGAGTACGGGACATGCTATCGCTACGAACAGAGCGGCGAGCTGTTCGGCTTGATGCGCGTGCGCTCCATGCAAATGAACGATGCGCACATCTACTGCAGCGAAGAGCAATTCGAGAGCGAATTCCTCGGCGTGATCAATTTGTACTTGAAATACTTCAAGATCTTCGGCATCGAGAAGTATGTCATGCGCCTCAGCCTGCACAGCGACGAGGGTTTGGGCAAGAAGTACGTGGACCACAAGCCGCTCTGGTTGAAGACGGAGGATATGGTGCGGCGCGCCATGCGTGATGGCAACGTGCCGTTCTACGAGGCCGAGGATGAAGCCGCTTTCTACGGCCCGAAGATCGACGTGCAAATCTTCAGCGCCATCGGCCGCGAATTCACCCTGGCAACCAACCAGGTGGACTTCGCCGTGCCCCCTCGCTTCAACCTGACCTATACAGACAAGGACGGCCAGGAGAAGACGCCGCTGTGCCTACACCGCGCCCCGTTGGGCACTCACGAGCGCTTCATCGGCTTTCTGATTGAGCATTTTGCCGGCGCCTTCCCGCTGTGGCTCGCGCCGATCCAGGCCGTGCTCATCCCAATCGCCGATCGCCATGTGGACTACTGCCGCAGCGTGGAGAAGCAACTGCGCGCGTGCGGCATCCGCGCGCGGGTGGATGACGGCCCCGACCGCATGCAGAACAAAATCCGCAAGGCGCAAAGCGCGAAGATCCCCTACATGCTCATCGTGGGCGATAAAGAGGTACAAGCGGAAGCCGTCGCAGTGCGCCTGCGCACCGGCGAGGACCTCAAAGCGATGCCGATCGGACAGTTCATCGCGCGGGCCAGAGCGCTGATCGAAGCCTACGCTTTGACGCTGTGA
- a CDS encoding glycosyl transferase encodes MRVTLVFTVLNEADSLPALLDSIAAQTRRPDEIVVCDGGSRDATVALLRGDRRLEIRVIEAPGANISRGRNLAIAAASHDVIACTDAGVRLAPRWLEAIVAPLTDERQHAVAGFFTPDPRTTFEVAMGATVLPELRDIRPEAFLPSSRSVAFRKSAWEAVGGYPEWLDYCEDLIFDMALRERWGAFAFAPEAVAHFRPRGSLRAFFKQYYRYARGDGKANLFLERHLVRYATYLIALPALLAGLVGGAPMVKLLAAALLLAGAAAYTRAPYRRLRRLWSHLTWPERLKAIALVPVIRVVGDMAKMLGYPVGVGWRLQHRPGRRSHR; translated from the coding sequence ATGCGCGTCACCCTCGTCTTCACCGTGCTCAACGAGGCCGACAGCCTGCCCGCACTGCTCGATTCGATTGCCGCGCAGACGCGCCGACCGGATGAGATCGTCGTGTGCGACGGCGGCAGCCGTGATGCTACCGTCGCCCTCCTGCGCGGCGATCGGCGCCTCGAGATTCGCGTGATCGAAGCGCCGGGCGCGAACATCTCGCGCGGGCGCAATCTGGCCATCGCCGCAGCCTCTCACGACGTGATCGCCTGCACCGACGCCGGCGTGCGGCTCGCCCCGCGTTGGCTCGAAGCCATCGTGGCGCCGCTGACGGATGAGCGCCAACACGCCGTCGCCGGCTTCTTCACGCCAGACCCACGCACGACGTTCGAGGTGGCTATGGGCGCCACGGTGCTGCCCGAACTGCGCGACATCCGGCCTGAGGCCTTCCTGCCGTCATCGCGCTCGGTCGCCTTCCGCAAGTCGGCTTGGGAAGCGGTGGGCGGCTATCCGGAGTGGCTGGACTACTGCGAAGACTTGATCTTCGACATGGCGCTGCGCGAGCGGTGGGGCGCATTCGCCTTCGCGCCGGAAGCCGTGGCGCACTTTCGCCCACGCGGCTCGCTGCGCGCGTTCTTCAAGCAATACTATCGCTACGCGCGGGGCGATGGCAAAGCCAATCTCTTCCTCGAACGGCATTTGGTGCGCTATGCGACGTATCTGATTGCGCTGCCGGCGCTGCTGGCCGGCCTGGTGGGGGGCGCGCCGATGGTCAAGCTGCTTGCCGCAGCCTTGCTGCTGGCCGGCGCTGCGGCATATACGCGAGCGCCCTATCGCCGGCTGCGTCGCTTATGGTCGCATCTAACCTGGCCGGAGAGGCTGAAAGCCATCGCCCTTGTGCCGGTCATTCGCGTCGTGGGCGACATGGCGAAGATGCTCGGCTATCCGGTCGGCGTTGGGTGGCGATTGCAACACCGGCCGGGCCGCCGATCACATCGCTGA
- a CDS encoding bifunctional folylpolyglutamate synthase/dihydrofolate synthase, producing the protein MLYTEALEYLYSLANYERVSIGAYTPETLNLDRMRAVLARLGNPQERYRTIHVAGTKGKGSTCALMASCLKQLGLKVGLYTSPHLSSFRERIQVNGELIAPEAVGALAQKVKEAAEAAPGLTTFEAITAMGFLHFSHQDVDWAVIEVGLGGRLDATNVITPQAAIITSISYDHQHILGSTLSEIAGEKAGIIKPGVPVISQSQPAAAMAVIERVAQERGAPLTVIGRHWRWTPGPSSLVKQSFEIKKVSLIRSKEKPFVNDLEGWYEIALLGKHQIENAATVIAAIDVIRDALLATGAHDFGARAVRDGLRLAAWPGRFEILRADPPVVADGAHNLDSANKLGATLAEVFPGRRWVFIFGTLKDKDAEGMIKALNPRATRWIFSQQSNSPRAIPAEHLLAIAAQADIARAVALPSLADALDVASKGDEPVCIFGSVAFVGEARVRWAQRTGAETLPVFD; encoded by the coding sequence ATGCTTTACACCGAAGCGCTGGAGTATCTGTATTCGCTCGCCAATTACGAACGCGTTTCAATAGGCGCATACACGCCCGAGACGCTGAACCTCGACCGGATGCGCGCCGTGCTGGCTCGGCTAGGCAACCCACAGGAGCGCTATCGCACGATCCACGTGGCCGGCACGAAGGGCAAAGGCTCGACGTGTGCGCTCATGGCGTCATGCCTCAAGCAGCTCGGCTTGAAAGTTGGTCTCTATACCTCGCCGCACCTGAGCAGCTTTCGCGAGCGCATTCAGGTCAACGGCGAGCTGATCGCGCCGGAGGCGGTTGGCGCGCTCGCGCAGAAGGTCAAAGAGGCGGCCGAAGCAGCGCCCGGCCTCACCACGTTCGAGGCGATCACCGCCATGGGCTTTCTACACTTCTCACACCAAGATGTGGATTGGGCGGTGATCGAAGTCGGTTTGGGCGGCCGGCTTGACGCGACCAATGTGATCACCCCGCAGGCGGCGATTATCACCTCGATCAGCTATGACCATCAGCACATCCTCGGCAGCACGTTGAGCGAGATTGCCGGGGAGAAGGCCGGCATCATTAAACCGGGCGTGCCGGTGATCAGCCAGTCACAGCCGGCAGCCGCCATGGCTGTGATCGAGCGCGTCGCGCAGGAACGCGGCGCGCCGCTCACCGTGATCGGGCGACATTGGCGCTGGACGCCGGGGCCGTCCTCGCTCGTCAAGCAATCGTTCGAGATCAAGAAGGTGTCGCTCATCCGCAGCAAGGAGAAGCCGTTCGTCAACGATCTGGAGGGTTGGTATGAAATTGCCCTGCTCGGCAAACATCAAATCGAAAACGCGGCGACCGTGATAGCCGCGATTGATGTGATCCGCGATGCGCTGCTGGCCACGGGCGCGCACGACTTCGGCGCGCGCGCGGTGCGCGATGGGTTGCGGCTAGCGGCCTGGCCGGGCCGCTTTGAGATCCTGCGGGCCGATCCCCCCGTTGTTGCCGATGGCGCGCACAACCTGGACAGCGCTAACAAGCTCGGAGCGACGCTGGCTGAAGTCTTCCCAGGCCGCCGCTGGGTCTTCATCTTCGGCACGCTGAAGGATAAAGACGCGGAGGGCATGATCAAGGCGCTCAACCCGCGCGCGACGCGATGGATTTTCTCGCAGCAATCCAACTCGCCGCGCGCCATCCCGGCCGAACACCTGTTGGCGATTGCCGCCCAGGCGGATATCGCGCGCGCCGTGGCGCTGCCCAGCTTGGCTGACGCGCTGGATGTCGCCAGCAAGGGGGATGAACCCGTTTGCATTTTTGGCAGCGTCGCTTTTGTCGGGGAGGCGCGCGTCCGGTGGGCGCAGCGGACGGGCGCCGAAACGCTGCCAGTTTTCGACTGA